From Lysobacter silvisoli, the proteins below share one genomic window:
- the cysD gene encoding sulfate adenylyltransferase subunit CysD: MPPDSLMWSDSAGRAGRRRGARPAATSPTLDLSHLDRLEAESIHILREVAAEFRNPVMLYSVGKDSSVLLHLLLKAFYPARPPIPLLHVDTGWKFREMIAFRDRRAAETGVELRVHTNPDGLAQGIGPISHGASVHTDVMKTQALKQALDAHRFDAAIGGARRDEEKSRAKERIFSFRNEQHRWDPKNQRPELWNLYNTRIRSGESVRVFPISNWTELDVWLYIYRERIPVPSLYFAATRPVVERDGALILVDDERLPLRPGEVPQQRQVRFRTLGCYPLTGAIESEADTLEKVIAEMLVATTSERQGRVIDHDPSASMEKKKQEGYF, translated from the coding sequence ATGCCTCCCGATTCCCTAATGTGGTCAGATAGTGCCGGCCGCGCCGGACGCCGACGCGGCGCACGCCCCGCCGCCACGAGCCCGACCTTGGACCTGAGCCACCTCGACCGCCTCGAAGCCGAGAGCATCCACATCCTGCGCGAGGTCGCGGCCGAGTTCCGTAACCCGGTGATGCTGTACTCGGTGGGCAAGGACAGCTCGGTGCTGCTGCACCTGCTGCTCAAGGCCTTTTATCCCGCGCGCCCGCCGATCCCGCTGCTGCACGTGGACACCGGCTGGAAGTTCCGCGAGATGATCGCCTTCCGCGACCGCCGCGCCGCCGAAACCGGCGTGGAGCTGCGCGTGCACACCAACCCCGACGGCCTGGCCCAGGGCATCGGTCCGATCAGCCACGGCGCCAGCGTGCACACCGACGTGATGAAGACCCAGGCGCTGAAGCAGGCCCTGGACGCGCACCGCTTCGACGCCGCCATCGGCGGCGCCCGCCGCGACGAGGAGAAGTCGCGGGCCAAGGAACGCATCTTTTCCTTCCGCAACGAACAGCACCGCTGGGACCCCAAGAACCAGCGCCCGGAATTGTGGAACCTCTACAACACCCGCATCCGCAGCGGCGAGAGCGTGCGCGTATTCCCGATCTCGAACTGGACCGAACTGGACGTGTGGCTGTACATCTACCGTGAGCGCATTCCGGTGCCCTCGCTGTACTTCGCAGCAACGCGCCCAGTGGTGGAGCGCGACGGCGCCCTGATCCTGGTCGACGACGAACGCCTGCCGCTGCGCCCGGGCGAGGTGCCGCAGCAGCGCCAGGTGCGTTTCCGCACCCTGGGCTGCTATCCGCTGACCGGCGCGATCGAATCCGAAGCCGACACGCTGGAGAAGGTGATCGCCGAAATGCTGGTGGCCACCACCTCCGAACGCCAGGGCCGGGTCATCGACCACGACCCATCCGCGTCGATGGAGAAGAAGAAGCAGGAGGGTTATTTCTGA
- a CDS encoding assimilatory sulfite reductase (NADPH) flavoprotein subunit, translating to MPPATMPASALLAAPLPEDRLAPLLRLTDGLDRDGLWWLSGYAAGLARAAAGGVPAAVPALPEARSGERLSVVYGSQTGNAKRLAEQLAAQAEQAGLAVRLLRADAYPTRELKDERLLYVVISTQGDGDPPDDARALVDYIAGKRAPELKQLRYAVLGLGDSSYPQFCAIGQKLDARLAELGATRLVDRADADLDIDSVAGPWLQQALGAAKDALKPSAPLATVTPLRPLPTAPAHGRDAPFAAELLVNQRLTVRGSAKDVRHIELSLEGSGLSYQPGDALGLWPRNPPALVESVLRALELDGEAEVEHGGQRLPLRQWLGEKRELTRLARPFVASHAAHARSDELNRLLAPDNAPALTQLLADAQVIDLLQRYDGAWSGEELVAALRPLTPRLYSIASSQKLVGDEAHLTVAHVEYASEHGTRWGAASHLLAAAEEGARLPVYIEANERFRLPRDGARDVIMIGPGTGVAPFRGFVQERAADGASGRNWLLFGNPHFRSDFLYQTEWQAALKSGQLHRLDLAFSRDQIRKIYVQDRLRQAGRDLYDWLEGGAHLYVCGDATRMARDVHAALRDAVIENGGKNAEDAEDYLSTLQQQGRYARDVY from the coding sequence ATGCCGCCCGCCACCATGCCTGCGTCCGCCCTGCTCGCCGCCCCGCTCCCCGAGGACCGGCTCGCCCCGTTGCTGCGGCTGACCGACGGCCTGGACCGCGACGGCCTGTGGTGGCTGTCCGGCTACGCCGCGGGCCTGGCCCGGGCCGCGGCCGGCGGCGTGCCGGCGGCGGTGCCGGCCTTGCCCGAAGCGCGCAGCGGCGAGCGCCTGAGCGTGGTCTACGGCAGCCAGACCGGCAACGCCAAGCGCCTGGCCGAACAGCTGGCCGCGCAAGCCGAACAGGCCGGGCTGGCGGTGCGCCTGCTGCGCGCCGACGCCTACCCCACCCGCGAACTCAAGGACGAACGCCTGCTCTATGTGGTCATCAGCACCCAGGGCGACGGCGATCCGCCGGACGACGCCCGCGCCCTGGTCGACTACATCGCCGGCAAGCGCGCGCCCGAGCTCAAGCAACTGCGCTACGCGGTGCTGGGCCTGGGCGACTCCAGCTACCCGCAATTCTGCGCGATCGGGCAGAAGCTGGACGCGCGCCTGGCCGAACTGGGCGCCACCCGGCTGGTGGATCGCGCCGACGCAGACCTGGACATCGACAGCGTCGCCGGCCCCTGGCTGCAGCAGGCGCTGGGCGCGGCCAAGGACGCGCTGAAGCCGTCCGCGCCGCTGGCCACGGTCACCCCGCTGCGGCCGCTGCCGACGGCGCCCGCGCACGGCCGCGACGCCCCGTTCGCGGCCGAGCTGCTGGTCAACCAGCGCCTGACCGTGCGCGGCAGCGCCAAGGACGTGCGCCATATCGAACTGTCGCTGGAAGGCTCGGGCCTGAGCTACCAGCCCGGCGACGCGCTGGGCCTGTGGCCGCGCAATCCGCCGGCGCTGGTGGAATCGGTGCTGCGCGCCCTGGAGCTGGACGGCGAAGCCGAGGTCGAGCACGGCGGTCAGCGCCTGCCGCTGCGCCAGTGGCTGGGCGAGAAGCGCGAACTCACCCGCCTGGCCCGCCCGTTCGTGGCCAGCCACGCCGCGCATGCGCGCAGCGACGAACTCAACCGCCTGCTCGCCCCCGACAACGCGCCGGCGCTGACCCAGCTGCTGGCCGACGCCCAGGTCATCGACCTGCTGCAGCGCTACGACGGCGCCTGGAGCGGCGAGGAACTGGTGGCCGCGCTGCGTCCGCTGACCCCGCGCCTGTACTCGATCGCGTCCAGCCAGAAGCTGGTCGGCGACGAGGCGCACCTGACCGTGGCCCATGTCGAATACGCCAGCGAGCACGGCACCCGCTGGGGCGCGGCCTCGCACCTGCTGGCCGCGGCCGAGGAAGGCGCGCGCCTGCCGGTGTATATCGAAGCCAACGAGCGCTTCCGCCTGCCGCGCGACGGCGCCCGCGACGTGATCATGATCGGCCCGGGCACCGGCGTGGCGCCATTCCGCGGCTTCGTCCAGGAACGCGCCGCCGACGGCGCCAGCGGCCGCAACTGGCTGCTGTTCGGCAACCCGCATTTCCGCAGCGACTTCCTCTACCAGACCGAATGGCAGGCGGCGCTGAAGTCCGGCCAGCTGCACCGCCTGGACCTGGCGTTCTCGCGCGACCAGATCCGCAAGATTTACGTGCAGGACCGCCTGCGCCAGGCCGGCCGCGACCTCTACGACTGGCTCGAGGGCGGCGCCCACCTCTACGTCTGCGGCGACGCCACGCGCATGGCGCGCGACGTGCACGCGGCGCTGCGCGATGCGGTGATCGAGAACGGCGGCAAGAACGCCGAGGACGCCGAGGACTACCTCAGCACGCTGCAGCAGCAGGGCCGCTACGCCCGGGACGTGTACTGA